A portion of the Cryptomeria japonica chromosome 5, Sugi_1.0, whole genome shotgun sequence genome contains these proteins:
- the LOC131075150 gene encoding lipase-like PAD4, translating into MAQLEWYKSTCKAPGYYDTFKPQIDRKHIRADECRMKLASFWDGIVGLVEMHQLPSDFQTQNKWINAGNAYMKLVEPLDIASYYQNDSRHGNSGNYLSAGIRPHRHEVLQKRLDDKNRTRTGRDRRPRTKFASWTEDSCFWAHVEEALKILQHQAMNAPQIEGLENFECYMGNMNKNRSISDEVFLEGSSVMTWWQRYRDLRHQSQQWQSSSPLFNFMNNQGWNVRGN; encoded by the coding sequence ATGGCACAGCTTGAATGGTACAAATCTACTTGTAAGGCCCCTGGCTATTATGATACCTTCAAACCGCAAATTGATAGGAAGCATATTAGAGCAGATGAGTGTAGAATGAAATTGGCATCATTTTGGGATGGCATAGTTGGGCTGGTGGAGATGCACCAGTTGCCCAGCGACTTCCAAACCCAAAACAAATGGATTAATGCTGGCAATGCATATATGAAACTTGTGGAGCCTCTGGACATTGCAAGCTACTATCAAAATGATAGCAGACATGGCAATAGTGGAAATTATCTATCAGCAGGCATTAGGCCCCACCGCCATGAGGTACTTCAGAAAAGGCTGGATGATAAAAACCGAACTCGCACAGGTAGAGATAGGAGGCCCCGCACAAAGTTTGCATCCTGGACTGAAGACTCTTGCTTTTGGGCTCATGTGGAAGAAGCCCTGAAAATTCTTCAACATCAAGCCATGAATGCTCCACAGATAGAAggccttgaaaattttgaatgtTATATGGGGAATATGAACAAGAATCGCAGTATCTCTGATGAGGTTTTCTTGGAGGGAAGTAGCGTCATGACATGGTGGCAACGATACAGAGATCTTCGACATCAATCCCAGCAGTGGCAATCAAGCtctcctttgtttaacttcatgaACAACCAGGGTTGGAATGTCAGGGGAAATTAG
- the LOC131075179 gene encoding protein EDS1B-like, giving the protein MEVRDGKYDECNIQNADTVSSPSLKGDDDQPALVHKGAFNRFQYILENTDLDTQVQALREQAIIFGGHSIGGAVATLATLFFLGKGLRNTPPSCITFGSPLVGDARLGQAIARQDWSGKFCHVVSVAEPLNTIVPHWGPGSDLPIQEASRTLVNNGLQYTGSPSILYRPSGTYMFCSMNRAACFDDSEAILKILHCTLQSNQGLSFDQIVDACISEHTGYGKLLKDITENLQNSWQIANFVPDSFEMGIALALEAIGVGAQKSQRDEKRARHQH; this is encoded by the exons ATGGAAGTCagagatggaaaatatgatgaGTGCAATATCCAGAACGCAGACACAGTCTCATCTCCCAGCCTCAAGGGTGATGATGATCAGCCGGCCCTTGTTCATAAAGGGGCTTTCAACCGGTTTCAATATATTCTGGAGAATACAGATCTCGATACCCAG GTGCAGGCTTTACGGGAACAAGCCATTATATTTGGGGGGCATTCCATAGGAGGTGCAGTTGCAACCCTAGCCACTCTTTTCTTTTTGGGAAAGGGTTTGAGAAACACACCTCCTTCTTGCATTACATTTGGCTCTCCTTTAGTGGGAGATGCTAGACTTGGGCAGGCGATTGCTCGCCAGGATTGGTCTGGAAAATTTTGTCATGTGGTATCAGTTGCCGAGCCTCTCAATACAATTGTGCCTCACTGGGGGCCTGGATCGGATCTTCCGATTCAAGAGGCTTCCAGGACTCTTGTTAACAATGGCCTACAGTACACAGGTTCTCCCAGTATTCTGTATAGACCCTCTGGTACTTATATGTTCTGTTCAATGAACCGTGCAGCTTGTTTTGATGACTCTGAAGCTATCCTGAAGATACTACATTGCACTCTGCAAAGCAACCAAGGATTGTCTTTTGATCAAATTGTAGATGCCTGTATTTCAGAGCATACAGGCTATGGCAAGTTGTTGAAAGATATCACTGAAAACTTACAGAATTCATGGCAAATTGCAAACTTTGTCCCAGACTCCTTTGAGATGGGAATAGCACTGGCATTGGAAGCAATTGGCGTTGGGGCTCAG AAAAGCCAGAGAGATGAAAAACGAGCAAGACACCAACATTGA